A DNA window from Providencia huaxiensis contains the following coding sequences:
- the lptG gene encoding LPS export ABC transporter permease LptG, producing MFGVLDRYIGRTILNSILVTLFLLVSLAGIIKFVEQLRKVGDGDYTALSAGVFTLLTVPKDIDIFFPMAALLGALMGLGALASRSELVVMQASGFTRLQIALSVMKTAVPLVIVAMFIGEWIAPAGEQWARNYRAEKIVGNSLVVTDEGMWAKDANDFIHIQRINNATSIQDVSVYRFDEQRKLKSVMFAANGEYDSTNQLWVLSQVDESILSSEKKITGSQRLTVDWKTNLTPEKLGIVSLNADSLSIRGLYQYVSYLKESGQVAAVYELSMWKKILAPLSAAVMMLMAVSFIFGPLRTVPMGVRVISGIVGGFLFYVLNQGFGNWSLVYSVPPIIAAVLPSLLFLIVSIVLLVKRK from the coding sequence ATGTTTGGTGTTTTAGATAGGTATATCGGTCGAACCATCTTAAATTCGATTTTAGTGACGCTATTTCTGCTCGTTTCACTGGCAGGGATCATTAAATTTGTCGAGCAGCTTCGCAAAGTGGGCGATGGCGACTACACGGCATTGAGTGCAGGTGTATTCACCTTATTAACTGTCCCAAAAGATATTGATATTTTCTTCCCAATGGCGGCATTGTTGGGAGCACTAATGGGGTTAGGCGCACTGGCTTCACGTAGTGAGCTGGTGGTCATGCAAGCTTCCGGCTTTACCCGTTTACAAATTGCATTATCGGTGATGAAAACGGCTGTTCCATTGGTCATTGTCGCGATGTTTATCGGTGAGTGGATTGCGCCTGCGGGAGAGCAGTGGGCAAGAAACTATCGGGCAGAAAAAATTGTGGGTAACTCATTAGTGGTGACAGATGAGGGGATGTGGGCAAAAGATGCCAATGATTTTATCCATATTCAGCGGATTAATAATGCGACCTCGATTCAAGATGTATCGGTTTATCGCTTTGATGAACAACGCAAGTTGAAGTCAGTCATGTTTGCCGCAAATGGCGAGTACGACTCAACAAATCAACTTTGGGTGTTATCTCAAGTGGATGAGTCAATTTTAAGTAGTGAGAAAAAAATCACAGGTTCACAGCGACTAACAGTAGATTGGAAAACTAATCTGACCCCAGAAAAACTGGGAATAGTTTCACTGAATGCGGACTCGCTATCCATTCGCGGCTTGTATCAATATGTCTCGTATTTAAAAGAGAGTGGCCAAGTGGCTGCTGTTTATGAGCTTAGTATGTGGAAAAAAATACTCGCGCCATTATCCGCAGCCGTCATGATGCTAATGGCAGTTTCATTTATTTTTGGGCCACTGCGTACCGTTCCTATGGGTGTTCGTGTTATTTCAGGTATCGTGGGGGGGTTCCTCTTCTACGTACTTAACCAAGGGTTTGGTAACTGGAGTTTAGTCTATTCGGTTCCCCCTATCATTGCTGCTGTTTTACCGAGCTTGCTATTTTTGATAGTGAGTATTGTTTTGCTAGTTAAGCGAAAATAA
- the ampH gene encoding D-alanyl-D-alanine-carboxypeptidase/endopeptidase AmpH — protein MKKSFLKVLSVSALSLVLMACSSKTEKAPKFLQSNDVESSDWQVFEGDRRTYERVAKIVDLYANRIFNESDARGMAIIVIDNNQALSRYYGETAPGNGKKPGPNSLIRIASITKLMTSEILIKLEQDKKLLITDPLQQYAYHGVNVPDNASGQPIRLYHLASHTSGLPREQPGGKWGRPVFIWPTQDNRWTWLKTGKLDATPGTEASYSNLAYDLLADAMVKASGHSYPQLFSHYVTSPAKMTNTTYTPNNAQCARLMEGTKPSPCHNTLAAAGSGGVYSTPADMQKWMQQFLSTDSNLRKVTAAREQGIYFPREKLLEIKGMDVAGHADGLGLGWVYMKPKNGTPGIYQKTGGGGGFNTYMAMIPQQNIGVFVVMTRKDNSKFSKLTIGVNELVASLSTNHAYGKH, from the coding sequence ATGAAGAAATCATTTCTAAAAGTTCTGTCTGTATCCGCATTATCTTTAGTGTTAATGGCATGTTCAAGTAAGACAGAAAAAGCACCAAAATTTCTGCAAAGTAATGATGTTGAATCCTCAGACTGGCAGGTTTTTGAGGGAGATAGAAGGACTTACGAGCGCGTCGCTAAGATTGTCGATTTATATGCTAATCGCATTTTTAATGAAAGTGATGCGCGAGGCATGGCGATTATTGTTATCGATAATAATCAGGCGCTATCGCGCTATTATGGTGAAACTGCGCCGGGTAATGGTAAAAAACCGGGCCCAAATTCATTAATTCGCATTGCATCAATTACAAAATTAATGACAAGCGAAATATTAATTAAGCTCGAGCAAGATAAGAAACTGTTAATTACTGATCCGTTGCAACAGTACGCCTACCACGGTGTTAATGTTCCTGATAATGCCAGTGGGCAACCTATTCGCTTATATCATTTAGCAAGCCATACCAGTGGGTTACCTCGTGAACAACCCGGTGGGAAATGGGGACGTCCTGTTTTTATTTGGCCAACTCAAGATAACCGCTGGACATGGCTAAAAACTGGCAAGTTAGATGCAACACCGGGTACAGAAGCCTCCTACTCCAACCTTGCATATGATTTACTCGCTGATGCGATGGTTAAAGCGTCAGGGCACTCATACCCACAGTTATTTAGCCATTACGTGACTTCTCCGGCTAAGATGACAAATACCACTTACACGCCAAATAATGCTCAATGTGCCCGCTTAATGGAAGGAACGAAACCCAGCCCTTGCCATAACACACTCGCAGCAGCAGGCAGTGGTGGCGTGTATTCTACCCCTGCAGATATGCAAAAATGGATGCAACAATTTTTATCGACAGACAGTAACTTAAGAAAAGTCACCGCAGCCCGTGAACAAGGTATCTATTTCCCACGTGAAAAGCTTTTAGAAATTAAAGGGATGGATGTTGCAGGCCATGCTGATGGACTCGGCCTTGGGTGGGTGTATATGAAACCTAAAAATGGCACTCCGGGAATTTATCAGAAAACCGGTGGTGGCGGTGGGTTTAATACCTATATGGCGATGATCCCACAGCAAAACATTGGGGTATTTGTGGTAATGACCCGAAAAGATAACAGTAAATTCAGTAAATTAACGATTGGCGTTAACGAACTAGTCGCTTCATTGTCTACTAACCATGCGTATGGGAAACATTGA
- a CDS encoding restriction endonuclease subunit S — MNMDKKVPEIRFKGFSGEWLNNPIGTICGTTFGGGTPSTSEKSFWQGDIPWIQSSDLQNNSISSVNAKKYITKEAINKSAAKLVSGNSIAIVTRVGVGKLSLMEDEYATSQDFLSLSDLKADPQYSAYALWIQLQIEKEQVQGTSIKGITKNELLSKTINYPEIKSEQTAIGSYFKKLDSLINQHQQKHDKLSNIKKAMIEKMFPKQGEAVPEIRFKGFSGEWEEKSVSQLGEIITGSTPSTQNLANYSNDGIPWVTPTDISRNVTFNTAKRLSLVGCKVARIVPKNTILVTCIASIGKNTILGSQGSFNQQINGVVPNEKENNPYFLYSASVLWSEKLKRSASSGTMQIVNKTEFSELKNRVPKKEEQIAIGNYFQKLDVLINQHQQQITKLNNIKQACLSKMFV; from the coding sequence ATGAATATGGATAAGAAAGTACCTGAGATTCGGTTTAAAGGGTTTAGTGGGGAGTGGTTAAATAATCCAATTGGAACAATTTGCGGTACAACTTTTGGGGGAGGAACTCCTTCGACTAGCGAGAAAAGCTTTTGGCAAGGCGATATTCCTTGGATTCAATCCTCTGATCTTCAAAATAATAGTATTAGCTCAGTCAACGCTAAAAAGTATATCACTAAAGAAGCAATAAATAAGTCAGCGGCTAAGTTGGTTTCAGGTAATTCGATAGCAATCGTTACAAGAGTAGGTGTAGGAAAGCTTTCTTTAATGGAAGATGAGTATGCCACTAGCCAAGATTTTTTATCCTTAAGTGATTTGAAAGCTGACCCACAATATTCGGCTTATGCTCTCTGGATACAACTACAAATTGAAAAAGAGCAAGTTCAAGGCACATCGATAAAAGGCATAACCAAGAATGAATTATTGTCAAAAACAATAAACTATCCTGAAATAAAATCTGAGCAAACGGCCATCGGCAGCTACTTCAAAAAGCTCGATAGCCTAATCAACCAACACCAACAAAAGCATGACAAACTCAGCAATATTAAAAAAGCTATGATTGAAAAAATGTTTCCTAAACAAGGCGAAGCCGTGCCAGAAATCCGTTTTAAAGGGTTTAGTGGGGAGTGGGAGGAAAAGAGCGTTAGCCAGCTTGGGGAAATCATAACTGGTTCTACACCATCAACTCAGAATCTAGCTAATTATTCTAATGATGGAATACCTTGGGTTACTCCGACTGATATTTCTAGAAATGTTACATTTAATACCGCAAAACGATTATCACTAGTAGGTTGTAAAGTAGCGCGTATAGTACCCAAAAATACAATTTTGGTGACATGTATCGCCAGCATAGGGAAAAATACAATTTTAGGTTCACAAGGTAGCTTTAACCAACAAATAAATGGTGTTGTTCCAAATGAAAAAGAGAATAATCCATATTTTCTATATTCAGCTAGTGTATTATGGTCAGAAAAATTAAAAAGATCCGCCTCTTCTGGAACCATGCAGATTGTAAATAAAACAGAGTTTTCCGAATTAAAAAATCGTGTACCAAAAAAAGAGGAACAAATCGCTATCGGCAACTATTTCCAAAAGCTCGACGTGCTGATCAACCAGCACCAACAGCAAATCACTAAACTCAACAATATCAAACAGGCCTGCTTGAGCAAAATGTTTGTCTAG
- a CDS encoding type I restriction endonuclease subunit R, EcoR124 family encodes MTTFKTEAQFEQAFIEVLTQKGWEPQILKNKTEAELLQNWANILFENNRQQDRLNDVPLTDSEMQQIIEQIKELKTPLKLNGLINGKTVAIKRDNPDDALHLGKEISLKIYDRQEIAAGQSRYQIAQQPKFERGSPLGNDRRGDVLLLINGMPVIHVELKRSGIPVSQAVNQIEKYSAEGIFSGLFSLIQVFVAMEPNETKYFANPGLDGKFNPDYQFNWADFNNEPMNHWKDIASTLLSIPMAHQLIGFYTVADDTDGILKVMRSYQYYAANAISDKVAKTNWQQLGSAANNLDRLGGYVWHTTGSGKTMTSFKSAQLIAQSKDADKVIFLMDRIELGTQSLSEYRNFAGDGEDVQATENTYVLITKLKSTAPADTLIVSSIQKMSNIFEEVNDEGSATNAVDIERIRAKRLVFIIDEAHRSTMSGGKENKEGMLVRIKKTFPKALFFGFTGTPIHDENQINSNTTADVFGNELHRYSIADGIRDGNVLGFDPYKISTFKDGDLKKEVALAQAKASSVQDAMDDPAKKKKFNNFMKDVPMAGYKDAIDKYHKGIEDYVPKNQYLMDDHQEKVVTDILNEWDVLSQGYKFHALFATNSIAEAIDYYRRLKAAKPELKISALFDPHIDNDGCDDRGSTFKSDGLEEIMSDYNARYAQDFDFSRHAAFKKDLAARLAHKKPYERIHTEPSKQLDLLIVVDQMLTGFDSKWLNTLYLDKVIKYQNIIQAFSRTNRLFGPDKPHGIIRYYRYPHTMEQHINDAVKLYSGDKPIGLFVDKLPSNIKAMNELMAETNELFINAGIANFEKLPDDIEACGKFAKLFNSFNQHLEAAKIQGMHWDQSVYSSTESDAKYEVTLNTDEQTYLSLVLRYKELVSKGESAGAGGGDVPFDISGYLTEIDTGKIDADYMNSRFDKYLKELKVHQDSADIENTLNELHKSFASLTQSEQNYAKLFLHDLQRGDAQLIDGYTFRDYINTYKNNAENALLNTVVDALGLDKGLLIALMSDNVSEKNLNNFGRFDALKNSVDKTKAKAYFDKQDGVALPPFKLNMRIEQFLKQFIFAQTDAVLDDIVGAPNGVLE; translated from the coding sequence ATGACCACGTTTAAAACCGAAGCACAGTTTGAGCAGGCGTTTATTGAGGTACTCACCCAAAAGGGTTGGGAGCCGCAGATCCTTAAAAACAAAACCGAAGCGGAATTGCTGCAAAATTGGGCTAACATTTTATTCGAAAATAACCGCCAGCAAGACAGATTAAACGATGTGCCGTTAACTGATAGCGAAATGCAGCAGATTATTGAGCAAATCAAAGAGCTTAAAACACCGCTCAAACTCAACGGTTTGATTAACGGAAAAACTGTCGCGATAAAACGCGATAATCCTGACGACGCCTTGCACCTAGGCAAAGAAATTAGTTTAAAAATTTACGATCGTCAAGAAATCGCCGCGGGGCAAAGCCGCTACCAAATTGCACAACAGCCAAAATTTGAACGGGGTAGCCCATTAGGTAATGATCGCCGTGGTGATGTGCTGTTGCTCATTAACGGGATGCCGGTCATTCATGTCGAGCTAAAACGCAGTGGTATTCCGGTTAGCCAAGCTGTTAACCAAATCGAAAAATACAGCGCAGAAGGTATCTTTAGTGGATTGTTTTCACTGATCCAAGTATTTGTGGCAATGGAGCCTAATGAAACCAAATACTTTGCCAATCCGGGATTAGACGGTAAATTTAACCCTGACTATCAATTTAACTGGGCTGATTTTAATAATGAGCCTATGAATCATTGGAAAGATATTGCGTCCACACTGCTATCGATCCCGATGGCACACCAGTTGATTGGTTTCTACACCGTCGCTGACGATACCGACGGCATACTAAAAGTGATGCGTAGCTACCAGTATTACGCCGCCAATGCGATATCCGATAAGGTAGCTAAAACCAATTGGCAGCAACTGGGTAGCGCGGCCAACAATCTCGACCGTCTCGGCGGTTACGTGTGGCATACCACGGGTTCAGGGAAAACCATGACCAGCTTTAAATCGGCGCAACTCATTGCACAATCGAAAGATGCCGATAAAGTGATTTTTTTAATGGACAGAATTGAACTAGGTACTCAGTCTCTATCAGAATACCGAAACTTTGCTGGCGATGGCGAAGACGTACAAGCCACTGAAAATACCTACGTCCTGATCACCAAGTTAAAAAGCACAGCCCCTGCCGATACCTTAATTGTTAGCTCCATTCAAAAAATGAGCAATATTTTTGAGGAAGTCAACGATGAAGGCTCTGCCACGAACGCAGTCGATATTGAAAGAATACGCGCCAAACGCTTGGTGTTTATTATCGATGAAGCGCACCGTTCGACGATGAGTGGCGGCAAAGAAAACAAAGAAGGCATGCTGGTAAGGATCAAAAAAACATTCCCCAAAGCACTCTTTTTTGGGTTTACTGGCACACCGATTCATGATGAAAATCAAATCAATAGTAATACTACCGCCGATGTGTTTGGCAACGAGTTACACCGTTATAGCATTGCTGATGGTATACGTGATGGCAACGTGCTAGGTTTCGACCCTTACAAAATATCCACTTTTAAAGACGGCGATCTAAAAAAAGAGGTTGCCTTAGCACAAGCCAAGGCCAGTTCTGTGCAAGATGCCATGGATGACCCTGCCAAAAAGAAAAAATTTAACAACTTTATGAAAGATGTACCGATGGCTGGCTATAAAGACGCCATCGACAAATACCATAAAGGCATCGAAGACTATGTGCCTAAAAACCAATATTTAATGGACGATCACCAAGAAAAAGTGGTCACTGACATCTTAAATGAATGGGATGTACTTAGCCAAGGCTATAAATTCCACGCACTTTTTGCCACCAATAGTATTGCAGAAGCTATTGATTATTATCGCCGCTTAAAAGCCGCTAAGCCCGAGCTTAAAATATCCGCTTTATTTGATCCACATATTGATAACGATGGCTGTGATGATCGTGGTTCTACCTTTAAAAGTGATGGTCTAGAAGAGATCATGAGCGACTATAATGCGCGCTATGCTCAGGATTTTGATTTTTCCCGTCATGCAGCCTTTAAGAAAGATTTAGCGGCACGTCTTGCCCATAAAAAACCTTATGAGCGTATTCATACCGAGCCTTCAAAACAATTGGATTTACTAATTGTCGTCGATCAAATGCTCACCGGGTTTGATTCTAAATGGTTGAATACGTTGTATTTGGATAAGGTCATTAAATACCAAAATATTATTCAAGCTTTTTCACGCACTAATCGCTTGTTTGGCCCTGACAAACCTCATGGCATTATCCGTTATTACCGCTACCCACACACGATGGAACAGCATATTAACGATGCGGTAAAACTCTACTCAGGTGATAAACCTATCGGCTTATTTGTTGATAAATTACCAAGCAATATTAAAGCTATGAACGAATTGATGGCAGAAACTAATGAACTGTTTATCAACGCAGGAATAGCGAATTTTGAAAAATTGCCTGATGATATTGAAGCCTGTGGCAAATTTGCAAAACTGTTCAATTCCTTTAACCAACATTTAGAAGCTGCCAAAATACAAGGCATGCATTGGGATCAATCCGTCTATTCATCTACCGAAAGTGATGCCAAATATGAAGTGACGTTGAATACGGACGAACAAACCTATTTAAGCCTAGTTTTACGTTATAAAGAATTGGTCAGCAAAGGCGAGAGCGCTGGAGCAGGTGGTGGTGACGTTCCTTTTGATATCAGTGGTTATTTAACAGAAATAGATACTGGTAAAATCGATGCGGACTATATGAACAGCCGTTTTGATAAATATTTAAAGGAACTAAAAGTACATCAAGACTCTGCCGATATTGAGAATACGTTGAATGAACTACATAAGTCATTTGCATCACTCACGCAAAGTGAACAAAATTACGCAAAACTATTCTTACATGACTTACAACGCGGCGACGCACAATTGATAGACGGTTATACATTTAGAGATTACATCAATACTTACAAAAATAATGCTGAAAATGCATTACTCAACACAGTGGTTGATGCACTTGGTTTAGATAAAGGGCTGCTTATTGCATTAATGTCTGATAACGTAAGTGAAAAAAACCTTAACAACTTTGGGCGCTTCGATGCATTAAAAAATTCGGTAGATAAAACAAAAGCTAAAGCCTATTTTGATAAACAAGATGGCGTGGCACTCCCTCCGTTTAAACTAAATATGCGTATTGAACAGTTTTTAAAGCAGTTTATTTTCGCACAAACGGATGCTGTCTTAGATGATATTGTTGGTGCGCCAAACGGTGTATTAGAATAG
- a CDS encoding tyrosine-type recombinase/integrase: MALSDTKVRSAKSEDKAYKLTDGNGLFLLVHPNGSKYWRFRYRFGGKEKMLAFGVYPDVSLANAREKRDEARKLVASGIDPSEKRKEVKEEQQKEFNTFEKVARDWHATNKKWSEGHSHRVLKSLEDNIFAAIGKRNIAELKTRDLLEPIKAVEMSGRLEVAARLQQRVTAIMRYAVQSGLIDYNPAQDMAGAVATGKRVHRAALELKRLPEFLQRIDDYKGRPLTKLAVKLTLLVFIRSSELRFARWDEIDFENAMWTIPAEREAIEGVKHSHRGSKMRTPHLVPLSRQAIEILKQIYQFSGNHELIFIGDHNLRKPMSENTVNNALRVMGYDTKTEVCGHGFRTMACSSLIESGLWSKDAVERQMSHQERNSVRAAYIHKAEHIEERRLMVQWWADYLDANRKRGVSPFDFAKLSV, translated from the coding sequence ATGGCACTTTCCGATACTAAAGTTCGTTCTGCAAAATCTGAAGATAAAGCGTACAAGCTGACAGATGGTAACGGACTATTTCTTCTGGTTCATCCTAATGGCTCTAAATATTGGCGCTTCCGTTATCGCTTTGGCGGTAAAGAAAAGATGCTAGCATTTGGCGTGTATCCTGATGTCTCCCTTGCGAATGCTCGTGAAAAACGAGATGAAGCAAGAAAGCTTGTCGCAAGTGGGATAGATCCCAGCGAAAAACGCAAAGAAGTGAAAGAAGAGCAACAAAAGGAATTTAATACCTTTGAAAAGGTTGCTCGTGATTGGCATGCGACCAATAAGAAGTGGTCAGAAGGGCATAGCCATCGAGTCCTCAAAAGCCTAGAAGACAATATCTTTGCGGCTATTGGTAAACGTAATATTGCCGAACTGAAAACTCGCGATCTACTCGAACCGATTAAAGCCGTGGAGATGTCTGGACGTCTTGAGGTGGCGGCACGTTTACAACAGCGTGTGACAGCTATTATGCGCTATGCGGTACAAAGTGGTTTAATTGACTATAACCCAGCGCAAGATATGGCTGGCGCAGTTGCCACTGGTAAACGAGTCCATAGAGCTGCATTAGAACTTAAACGCCTCCCTGAGTTCTTACAACGCATCGATGATTATAAGGGAAGGCCTTTAACTAAGCTTGCAGTCAAACTTACTTTATTAGTCTTCATTCGTTCCAGTGAACTACGCTTCGCCCGTTGGGATGAAATTGATTTTGAGAATGCCATGTGGACGATCCCTGCTGAACGCGAAGCGATAGAAGGGGTTAAGCACTCCCATCGTGGATCAAAAATGCGTACTCCTCACTTAGTCCCTTTAAGCCGACAAGCCATTGAGATTTTAAAACAGATCTATCAATTCAGCGGTAACCATGAATTGATATTTATCGGCGATCACAACCTTAGAAAACCGATGAGTGAAAATACGGTAAACAACGCATTACGAGTGATGGGCTATGACACTAAGACAGAAGTATGTGGGCATGGCTTCAGAACGATGGCGTGTAGCTCGTTGATTGAGTCAGGGTTATGGTCGAAGGATGCAGTAGAAAGGCAAATGAGCCACCAAGAACGTAACTCAGTGAGGGCTGCTTATATTCATAAGGCGGAACATATTGAGGAAAGGCGACTGATGGTGCAATGGTGGGCTGATTATCTGGATGCGAATAGGAAGAGGGGGGTTAGTCCGTTTGATTTTGCAAAGTTATCTGTATGA
- a CDS encoding DEAD/DEAH box helicase — MQKNSLKYLKVLTGKIRRCQEEAIKIFFKFKKKNVTDKALLINLPTGAGKTGVISLMSHLSKERKILIICHRRAVKEQLYKEVSNKFFRVTLNDPDIKLKRVFKNINNLSEEGIYISTFQKLSMLTPEELSITQQFFELIIIDEGHSEPSPVWREIVRQSDAIKVVITATPYRNDLFELNVDLEHYFIFTFKQAILDNIITEPNFIQVNSMDGMLQEVQYFLEKNEKTKCIIKCKDANDISLYHEVVSKKYKTASIHETFRNDEANGKFKSVNSALKSDNIRILIHQHKLDEGVDLPEAKLLVLTYQVGSGRELVQTIGRVVRNYNSIDPIVIDLASSSNERMWQSYRTFDDYISTSVGSKGFIKSLSTTNLIKGFLDNFPEYSYFSSRFRERLDLQSINVNDISIPLASVCFIEKGLNYSTPLLLDKIYWELHTQGSLVKKINNDHNVFIYLYISFNSSRYLSDKLFFEPKLEIIIVKELSNSVAIFDSAGVKYANRIDLNLSNPININRLTALAAATKVREIKEAHSRAIGAAKNRPEAMSLKGKNLENINSTQRNAMYALTTLKVVNKDEQGKNDSSFYLGARSGRVSDQMERNFTIEDLSEWIIKIDESTSKENTNSGRLIKSYSQPINEKPNSPIVSLILDLSNFDIELISEKEFPPDYYYIAYSEEEGGELFIGTQSFKVFAKYSEEQHKFSLVVDEENSNGNGDIDQIISYLNNNCYRILFLDGTTYSDTKFYKFSLPCEKGISAAESWAGRSLISIPKLLSKGLSEKGEYNKEESYFNTTSTEFDKNSIFYLIDQLSNYSNDNPTITELGPFYSFIPNCDLVICTDMNTEPCDFIVSSSEKLCFIHVKCGDSQISPKSSAGAIAEVGSQAIKNLSYLISHSTKNIPGNFSIWDKPWPSPTAKHRLNSRFRLAFNHKGIITDAKNKLKDKAWELISERRKSPLCSKEIWIVMGNSFSKQHFIEQMSKDTDQQSETIQAFQLIEDWLSTADEMDVDIKIFTS; from the coding sequence ATGCAAAAAAATTCATTAAAATACTTGAAAGTTCTTACTGGTAAAATTAGAAGATGTCAAGAGGAAGCCATTAAGATTTTCTTTAAATTTAAGAAAAAAAATGTTACTGATAAAGCACTTCTAATAAACTTGCCTACAGGGGCGGGTAAGACAGGTGTCATAAGTTTAATGTCCCACTTAAGTAAAGAGCGAAAAATTTTAATTATTTGTCACAGAAGAGCGGTTAAAGAGCAATTATACAAAGAGGTTTCTAATAAGTTTTTTAGAGTTACACTAAACGATCCAGATATAAAATTAAAAAGGGTTTTTAAAAACATTAATAATCTGAGTGAAGAAGGTATATATATTTCAACATTTCAAAAACTATCTATGTTAACACCAGAAGAACTCTCTATAACTCAACAGTTCTTTGAATTGATTATTATTGATGAAGGCCATTCTGAACCATCTCCTGTATGGAGAGAAATTGTACGACAATCAGATGCAATTAAAGTTGTAATCACAGCAACACCTTATAGAAATGATCTTTTCGAATTAAACGTTGATTTAGAACATTATTTTATATTTACATTTAAGCAAGCTATTTTGGATAATATAATAACTGAGCCAAATTTCATTCAAGTCAACTCAATGGATGGAATGCTTCAAGAAGTACAGTATTTTCTAGAAAAAAATGAAAAGACAAAATGTATAATAAAATGCAAAGATGCTAATGATATATCATTATACCATGAAGTGGTTTCTAAAAAATATAAAACAGCAAGTATACATGAAACATTTAGAAATGACGAAGCTAACGGTAAATTTAAATCAGTAAACTCTGCATTAAAATCTGATAACATAAGAATTCTAATTCATCAACATAAACTTGATGAAGGTGTAGACTTGCCTGAAGCAAAATTATTAGTTTTAACCTATCAGGTTGGAAGTGGTAGAGAATTAGTTCAAACAATTGGGAGGGTCGTTAGAAATTATAATTCAATAGACCCGATCGTAATAGATTTAGCAAGTTCATCTAATGAAAGAATGTGGCAAAGCTACCGTACATTTGATGATTACATATCCACATCTGTCGGTTCAAAAGGTTTTATAAAATCACTAAGTACAACTAATCTAATCAAAGGATTTCTTGATAATTTCCCTGAGTACAGCTACTTTTCAAGCCGTTTTAGAGAAAGGTTGGATTTACAATCTATAAATGTTAATGATATATCAATACCATTAGCATCTGTTTGTTTTATAGAAAAAGGCCTTAATTACTCAACCCCCCTTCTCTTGGATAAGATATATTGGGAACTGCATACACAAGGTTCACTCGTAAAAAAAATAAACAATGACCATAATGTATTCATATATCTATACATCTCATTCAATAGCTCAAGGTATCTTTCTGACAAATTATTCTTTGAGCCTAAATTAGAAATCATAATAGTTAAAGAGCTATCTAATAGCGTAGCTATTTTTGATAGCGCTGGAGTCAAGTATGCAAATAGAATCGACTTAAATCTTTCAAACCCAATAAATATCAATAGATTAACAGCATTAGCTGCTGCTACTAAAGTCCGTGAAATAAAAGAAGCCCACTCAAGAGCCATAGGCGCAGCAAAAAACAGACCGGAAGCGATGTCCTTAAAAGGTAAAAACCTAGAAAATATCAATAGTACTCAGCGCAATGCTATGTATGCACTAACGACATTGAAAGTAGTTAATAAGGATGAACAAGGAAAAAATGATAGTAGTTTCTATTTAGGGGCTAGATCTGGCCGTGTTTCTGACCAAATGGAGCGAAACTTCACCATCGAAGACTTATCAGAATGGATAATAAAAATAGATGAAAGCACATCTAAAGAAAATACCAATAGTGGTCGATTAATAAAATCATACTCACAACCTATTAATGAAAAACCTAACTCTCCAATAGTTTCACTTATTCTTGATTTATCAAACTTTGATATTGAGTTAATTTCTGAAAAAGAATTCCCCCCCGACTATTACTACATTGCTTACTCAGAAGAAGAAGGTGGAGAGTTATTCATTGGAACGCAATCATTCAAAGTTTTTGCTAAATATTCAGAAGAACAACATAAATTCTCTTTGGTAGTAGATGAAGAAAATTCTAATGGTAATGGTGATATTGACCAAATAATCTCCTATTTAAATAATAACTGTTATCGCATACTTTTTTTGGACGGAACAACATATAGCGACACAAAATTTTATAAATTTTCACTTCCATGTGAAAAAGGCATTAGTGCAGCAGAAAGCTGGGCTGGACGCTCTCTTATTAGCATTCCAAAACTGCTATCTAAAGGACTTAGCGAAAAGGGGGAGTATAATAAGGAAGAGTCTTACTTTAACACAACTAGTACAGAATTTGATAAAAACTCCATTTTTTATTTGATTGATCAATTAAGTAACTATTCAAATGATAATCCTACCATTACCGAGCTAGGGCCTTTCTATTCGTTTATCCCCAATTGCGATCTTGTTATTTGCACAGACATGAACACTGAACCTTGTGATTTCATCGTTTCGTCTTCCGAAAAATTATGTTTCATTCATGTCAAATGTGGGGATTCACAAATCTCGCCGAAATCATCTGCTGGAGCAATCGCAGAAGTCGGAAGTCAGGCAATAAAGAATTTATCATACCTGATATCTCACTCAACTAAAAATATACCTGGGAATTTTTCAATCTGGGATAAACCATGGCCTTCACCAACTGCAAAACATCGACTTAACTCACGATTCCGGCTTGCCTTCAATCACAAAGGAATAATTACAGATGCAAAAAATAAGCTCAAAGATAAAGCTTGGGAATTAATTTCAGAAAGAAGAAAGTCGCCACTTTGCAGTAAGGAAATATGGATAGTGATGGGCAATTCGTTCTCTAAACAACATTTTATTGAGCAGATGTCTAAAGATACTGACCAGCAATCTGAAACAATACAAGCATTCCAATTAATTGAAGATTGGCTAAGTACTGCTGATGAAATGGATGTGGATATAAAAATATTCACATCTTAG